A section of the Pseudomonadota bacterium genome encodes:
- a CDS encoding response regulator gives MVDNTHRMIEATRRRITFSYRVALSLVAIMVVLTAAITGHLVRDQIDDTSIINISGKQRMLSQRIAFLTHELTEVSEQTRSTTLQALHKAADEMESAHTVLTTYALAHTSIFWYDSFVDDMYFQPPLQLDAQMQAFLGHVHHVLRLTPEQVKVNQPDVAAIIREAQGRLLESLDAVVSQDEQETVERFQMLYNIVLGLSGAALLMLVGVAMVVLRPAILYVEQAQRRLQELNQLKGDFLANMSHEIRTPMNGIFGMTELLTDSALNPRQQHYVRTLQNSADHLLGLINDILDFSKLEAGQMKLDPIHFNLMATIEDVLEVLSMRAREKNLELLLRYAPGTPSFIVADPGRIRQVLFNLLGNAIKFTDQGYVMVHVELLSKDSAPDRKPWLRVRVEDTGIGIPENKINGLFEKFMQVESGSTRARQGTGLGLAISRNLVTLMGGDISVASTPGLGTIFTWMMPLPEEGTQPVTTDYNAALVGRRLLLVDDLAPNRLLYKETLMMAGAVCLVAENAREALSILAYEQENARVMDAVLTDFMMPGIDGLQLATRIREDVRFKHLPIIMLSSMGEQGLIKRFDEAGVNACLSKPATRQQLIDTLVHVLDAASRGVKYALITAESSSALSVNRLMSRERALHGTHILLVEDNRVNLEITSEMLTRFGCQVNTAESGLEALDQVRQHAFDLIFMDCQMPEMDGFEAARHIVSMKAAGEIAPVPVVALTANALKGDRERCLEAGMDDYLSKPVRKASLEAILLKWLRQKLEQPNGGESLEAQDAPPVPPRAATLPGAMPGIDSTAFNNAQEMLGDKLGTVISYYLEDAENFINRIAEAVERNDPDAAVLPAHTLKSSSRQLGATELADLAARAEINARNSAGGVVAEDIAALVVPMRAALGQLRPFFESASAA, from the coding sequence ATGGTAGACAACACGCACAGGATGATCGAAGCGACGCGGCGACGCATTACCTTCAGCTACCGTGTGGCGCTGAGTCTGGTGGCGATCATGGTGGTGCTGACGGCGGCGATCACCGGGCATTTGGTGCGCGACCAGATCGACGATACGAGCATTATCAATATCAGCGGTAAACAGCGGATGCTGTCGCAGCGGATTGCGTTTCTGACGCATGAGCTGACGGAAGTGAGCGAGCAAACGCGCAGCACAACCTTGCAGGCCCTGCACAAAGCCGCGGATGAAATGGAGAGCGCACACACGGTGCTGACCACCTATGCGTTAGCGCATACATCGATATTCTGGTATGACAGTTTTGTCGATGACATGTACTTCCAGCCGCCCTTGCAGCTGGATGCGCAGATGCAGGCATTCCTCGGCCATGTGCACCATGTGCTGCGCCTGACGCCCGAGCAGGTGAAGGTGAACCAACCGGATGTTGCCGCCATTATCCGCGAGGCGCAGGGGCGATTGCTGGAATCGCTCGATGCGGTGGTATCGCAGGATGAGCAGGAAACGGTCGAGCGTTTCCAGATGCTGTATAATATCGTGCTCGGCCTCTCGGGTGCGGCGCTGCTGATGCTGGTGGGGGTGGCGATGGTGGTGCTGCGCCCGGCGATTTTATATGTGGAACAGGCGCAGCGGCGCTTGCAGGAGCTGAACCAGCTTAAGGGCGATTTTCTCGCCAATATGAGCCACGAAATCCGCACGCCGATGAATGGGATTTTCGGGATGACGGAACTGCTGACGGATTCCGCACTCAACCCGCGCCAGCAGCATTATGTGCGGACCTTGCAAAACTCGGCGGATCATTTGCTCGGGCTCATCAATGATATTCTCGATTTCTCGAAGCTTGAAGCGGGGCAGATGAAGCTCGACCCCATCCATTTCAACCTGATGGCGACGATTGAGGATGTGCTGGAAGTGCTATCCATGCGCGCGCGCGAAAAAAACCTTGAGCTGCTGCTGCGCTATGCGCCGGGCACGCCGTCATTCATTGTCGCCGATCCGGGGCGGATTCGCCAGGTGCTGTTCAACCTGCTTGGCAATGCGATCAAATTTACCGATCAGGGCTATGTGATGGTGCATGTGGAGCTGCTGAGCAAAGACAGCGCTCCCGACCGCAAACCGTGGCTGCGCGTGCGGGTGGAGGATACCGGCATCGGCATTCCGGAGAACAAGATCAATGGGCTGTTCGAGAAATTCATGCAGGTGGAAAGTGGCAGCACGCGGGCGCGGCAGGGCACGGGGCTTGGGCTTGCGATCAGCCGCAATCTGGTGACGCTGATGGGCGGCGATATTAGTGTGGCGAGCACGCCGGGGCTGGGTACGATCTTTACATGGATGATGCCGCTGCCCGAGGAAGGCACGCAACCGGTGACGACGGATTACAACGCCGCGCTGGTCGGGCGGCGGTTGCTGTTGGTGGATGATCTGGCACCCAACCGGCTGCTCTATAAAGAGACGCTGATGATGGCGGGCGCGGTGTGCCTTGTGGCGGAAAACGCCCGCGAAGCCTTGTCGATCCTTGCCTACGAGCAGGAAAATGCACGGGTGATGGATGCGGTGCTGACCGATTTCATGATGCCCGGGATCGATGGGTTGCAACTGGCGACCCGCATCCGCGAGGATGTGCGGTTCAAGCACTTGCCGATCATCATGCTCAGCTCGATGGGTGAGCAGGGGCTCATCAAGCGGTTCGACGAGGCGGGGGTGAATGCCTGCCTGAGCAAACCGGCAACGCGCCAGCAACTGATCGATACGCTGGTGCATGTGCTGGATGCGGCGAGCCGCGGGGTGAAATATGCGCTGATTACGGCGGAATCGAGCTCGGCGTTGAGCGTGAACCGGCTGATGTCGCGCGAGCGGGCGCTGCATGGCACGCATATCCTGCTGGTGGAGGATAACCGGGTGAACCTCGAAATCACCAGCGAAATGCTGACGCGGTTTGGCTGCCAGGTGAATACGGCGGAAAGTGGGCTGGAGGCGCTCGACCAGGTGCGCCAGCATGCGTTCGACCTGATTTTCATGGATTGCCAGATGCCCGAGATGGATGGCTTCGAGGCGGCGCGGCATATTGTGTCGATGAAGGCGGCCGGTGAAATTGCACCGGTGCCGGTGGTGGCGCTGACCGCCAATGCCCTGAAGGGCGACCGCGAGCGCTGCCTTGAAGCGGGGATGGATGACTACCTGAGCAAGCCCGTGCGCAAGGCCAGCCTTGAGGCGATTCTGCTGAAATGGTTGCGCCAGAAATTGGAGCAGCCCAATGGCGGCGAGTCGCTGGAAGCACAGGATGCACCGCCAGTGCCACCGCGCGCGGCGACGCTGCCCGGGGCGATGCCTGGTATCGACAGCACCGCCTTCAACAACGCGCAGGAAATGCTGGGTGATAAGTTGGGCACGGTGATTTCCTATTACCTTGAGGACGCGGAAAACTTCATCAACCGCATTGCCGAGGCGGTGGAGCGCAATGACCCTGACGCCGCCGTGCTGCCGGCGCACACGCTTAAAAGTTCGAGCCGCCAGCTGGGCGCGACGGAACTGGCCGACCTTGCCGCGCGCGCCGAGATTAATGCGCGCAACAGCGCCGGCGGGGTGGTGGCCGAAGACATTGCCGCGCTGGTGGTGCCCATGCGCGCGGCGCTGGGGCAATTGCGGCCCTTCTTTGAATCGGCCAGCGCAGCATGA
- a CDS encoding response regulator, with translation MPHAALTQWPSNSSSPLPMPRILLADDDRIMRLVLRQALQHNGYDVNIVESGEEALAILAEHGANVDTVILDREMPGLKGLEVVERMKAHPQMRNIPVIMLTGTGEQDKIQEGIDAGVYYYLVKPVDNTLLRSVIESALRERRQKQALIGELTRYGAALKAMRFCQIAVRTMTEAEDTACFLASCFPDPERVVMGLMELLANAVEHGNLAVTFEEKNKLLTDNTWRSELDRRALLPEHAGKLVDVTYQHKEEGYLVQISDCGAGFDWKRYWHINPSRATASHGRGIARARLMAFDRLAYNEQGNQVTLMVAHDAGTGDYAW, from the coding sequence ATGCCACACGCCGCACTGACCCAATGGCCCAGCAATTCCAGCAGCCCGCTGCCGATGCCGCGCATTTTGCTGGCCGATGATGATCGCATCATGCGCCTCGTGCTGCGGCAGGCGCTGCAGCATAATGGCTACGATGTGAATATTGTCGAGAGTGGCGAGGAGGCGCTGGCGATCCTCGCCGAGCACGGCGCGAACGTGGATACGGTGATTCTCGATCGCGAAATGCCGGGGCTGAAAGGGCTCGAAGTGGTGGAGCGGATGAAGGCGCACCCGCAGATGCGCAATATCCCGGTTATCATGCTCACCGGCACGGGCGAGCAGGATAAGATTCAGGAGGGCATTGATGCGGGGGTGTATTATTACCTCGTCAAACCGGTGGATAATACGCTGTTGCGCAGTGTCATTGAATCGGCGCTGCGTGAGCGGCGGCAGAAACAGGCGCTGATTGGCGAACTCACCCGTTATGGCGCGGCACTCAAAGCGATGCGCTTCTGCCAGATTGCGGTGCGCACGATGACGGAAGCCGAAGACACGGCGTGTTTTTTGGCGTCCTGCTTCCCCGACCCCGAGCGGGTGGTGATGGGCCTGATGGAGCTGCTCGCCAACGCGGTGGAGCACGGTAATCTCGCAGTCACGTTCGAGGAAAAAAACAAGCTGCTGACGGATAACACATGGCGCAGCGAGCTCGACCGGCGGGCGCTGCTGCCCGAGCATGCGGGTAAGCTGGTCGATGTGACCTACCAGCATAAGGAGGAGGGCTACCTTGTGCAGATCAGCGATTGCGGCGCCGGGTTTGACTGGAAACGTTACTGGCACATTAATCCCTCGCGCGCGACGGCAAGCCACGGGCGCGGCATTGCGCGGGCACGACTGATGGCCTTCGACCGGCTTGCCTATAACGAGCAGGGCAACCAGGTGACGCTGATGGTGGCGCATGATGCGGGCACGGGTGATTACGCATGGTAG